The DNA window TTTTTGCAGGAGGCGGTGGTGAAATCACTGAGCTGGCTGGCTCATCAAAGTCCTTCCGACCGGCTGCTGGTGGCTCAGTTGCCTACTACCGACTGGCGTGATGAACAGTGGGTGCTGGGTTACGGTTTGTATGTTAATACCCTGGTTTATGCCTGCCTGCGCATGTTTGATGAACATGAAAGAGCCGACGATTTTTTGCAGGAAATGAGACATTTTACGATTACCAGCAATGTCATGAATCGTCATGTACATGAAGGTCTCACTGTAAAAAACAAACCCTATTACGCTTTCTGGTCTTTCAAAGTATACAGCAGTGAGCGGTTTGATCTGTTGGGCAATAGTCTGGCTATTCTTACCGGCATTGCCTCGCCATCGAGGGCTGAAAGAATGATAGCCTGGATTGAAGAGGAGTGTCGTGTGATGCGTGAAAAAGGAGAGCTGGCGGCTGATTTGCCTCCCAACTTTTTCCCGTTTGTCCAACCCGGTGATCCTGACTGGCGCTCACGGGATGAGCAGTTTAACAAACCTGGTGACTATCATAACGGAGGTATATGGCCATTCATTTGCGGTGTTTACGTTGCTGCGCTGGTAGCTGCCGGTAAATACCAGTTGGCCGAAAAAAAGCTGCTGGCACTGACTGCATTGGTGAAAGCTGTCAACGCACAGCAGCTGGATTATGGCTTCAATGAGTGGCTGCACGCACAGGATGCGCTTCCCAAAGGACAGAACTGGCAGTCCTGGTCTGCTGCGTTGTACATCTATGCCGTAAAATGTGTGGCGGAAAGGAGAACACCTTTTTTTGAAGAGATGCGTAAAAAAAGTTCCCGGGAAAAATAGCGGATTATTGCTGTCTGTAAACAATCACACCTTTTACAAATTCTTCTATATCCTTTACCAGTTGAAGGTTTAATGGTTGTGTAGGGTCTCTGTAACTGGGGCCATTTATGCTTTTATCACCGGTAGGATTTTTCAGCACATGGTTCATTCCATTTATCTCCTTCAGTATGGCGGGGGCTCCGGCCTGTTGTAACATACGGGCGTCGTTGAGGCTTACCTGTATATCTTCTGTTCCCTGAATGATGAGCTTCGGTATTTTCAGTTTGGGGATTTCTTCAGTGGGGGTGTATTTCATCCAGGAGATAAAATAAGGTTGAATGCCCGGATGGAATATTGTTTGCAGGGCTGGTTCTGTATTATGAATGGTTTGTCCTTGCCGGAGGCTGTCGAATAATAATTTAGCCTTTTGCGCTAATGGCGGAGACTGTACGGCCAACTGCCTTTCGATAATGAGATCAATCCGTTCTCCGGGCCCGGCGATGGAGATATACCGGTCTGCATGTTCTCGCTGAGCGGCCAGCATTCCTATCAGGGAGCCTTCGCTATGGCCCGCAACAACGATCGTGGAAAAACGCTGATCTTCCTTCAGCATTTTTAGTAAGCCGGATGCGTCATCCACCATCATGTCAAATGTAACTTCCGATTGTAGCTGGCTGGTCACACTGGCGCCTACACCGCGTTTGTCGTATCGCAGGCAGGCGATACCATCGGCCTGCAGGGCTTCTGCCAGCATTTTGAAAGCGTTGGTATTGAGGCCTAATTTACTGTTGCAATTACGGTCGGTAGGGCCGGAGCCTGCTATAAGCAGTACTACAGGCACCTTGTTGTTGTTAACGGGCATCGTGAGTGTGCCCACAATGTCGGCTCCCGCGGCATGTAAAACAAAATTGTCAGGGTCTTTCTCCGCTACCGCTTTCTCCTGGTAAGGCATAAAACGGAAACCTTCCAGCAGGTTGTCCTTATTGAGTGCGAGGATCATGGTCAGGGCGCCTTTGGAGAAGGTTGCTTTCCAGGTCTGATAAGTAGCGTCACCTCCGGAAGGCGTGAGCTGCTGTAGCTCTCCCAGCTGGCTATGCAGCTGACTGAGCATCGCACGCGTCTGATCTGCTGGCAATGCGGCTTTTATCGCAGGGCCAAACATGGCATATAAACTATCAGCCTGTTGCTGATTATAATACCGCTGCACCTTTGCGGCGGCAATGGGATAGTTGACCTGCGCCATCATGTACAATGAAAATGACAGCAACAGGGTCAGTAAACAGCTCTTTTTCATATCGGTATTTTTTAATGTAGAAGTGGAAGTGAAAGCGGGGGCAATATTTTGGACACTATCTCTGCCACCAGCAGCGCCGAAATAAAGATAATAACAGCCTTATTCCCTTTCAGGTTGGTGGAGATGCTGAAGGCTTGATACAGCAGGACCAGCATCCATCCTACGAATGGCGCTGCTATCAGTCCTATGGCCATTGCCTGTGGAGTGATGTCGGCGGGTGTTCTTACCACCGGCATGGCGAAGTTGACCAATGCAAGGATCAGCAGTGGAGCCCTTGCCAGGGCCAATGTGCCAGCCAGGTCTATGAGGCGGAATGATGACTTTGAAAAGATCTTTGCTGCCACATAACAGATGATAACCGTACAAAGCCATGCTATCAATGGTTCCAGCAGATAGTGATAATAAGGGGCGGGCCAGGTTGCATGTGCATCGATGGCGCCGTCAAAATGGGTACCGGAAAAATATGCTGCCACAGCGGTGATCAGCATGATAATCCATCCTGCCAGCAAGGCTTTGCCGCCGGCGATGTAGGTAAACGGTCGGAATAACCAGGTAGTCATCGGGAGGTTTTTATGTTTTTTTCAATCGTTTCTATGTTGCTGATAATATCATCGAGCCTATTGCGTACGGTGGGATAACTCAGCCCCAGCTGCTGTGCCATCACTTTCAGACTGCCGCTGCTCTTTACAAAATCGATCACAAACTGCAGGTCTTCTGCCGGCAATCGGGCCAGCAGGGGCAGCTCAAAGCTGCCGGAAACACTGGTGTCGCAGGCTTCACAAGCCAGAGATGTCACTTTCAGTGGAGAAGCACAGCTGGGACATGCCAGCGGAAGAGATTTTTTTATTATTTTCATTGTTCAATAAAGTTAATTCAATTTTCAATAAAATTAAATTTATGTTTAATAAAATTAAAGCAACAAAAACATTTAGTAACAATAATTGAGTCTCTTCTGTTAAATATTATATGTATAACATCCTGCTGATTATGACCAGAAAAGTAGCGGCAACGGCTACACGCGATATGCTCGCATTACATGGCTATGAAGTGATGATGGCATATGACGGAAAAACCGGTATTGAAACCGCCAGAATATACCTGCCAGACCTGATTCTTTGTGAAGAAGCCATGGCCGGCACCGACGGCCTGGCGGTGATGGAAATATTAAGGCAGGACCCCCGCTTTCAGCTGACCCCCTTTATTTTACTGGCAGACAAATACCGGCAGCACACATTTCGTACCGCTATGAACCAGGGCGCAGACGACTATCTGATAAAACCATATACCAGCCATGATCTTGTGGAAACGGTCCGCAACCGGATCAGGAAAAAAGAGGCCTATGCAGCGTTGCAGCCAGAAGCGGAGCGCGATTTTAAAACTATTGTGTCCCGTTTTCTGGAAGATCGTAACACCATCCGTGCCGCTGCACATGAAGAGATATATCACGAAGGAGGCATGCCGCGCTACCTGTATTATCTCCTTTCGGGAAAAGTGAAAACCGTCAAAACCCATGAAGACGGAAAAGATCTGGTGATAGGGCTGTATAATAAAGGTGATTTTTTCGGATATATTGCCCTGCTGGAGGAAGAGACCTACAAGGCTACCGCTATTGTGATGGAAGATGCAGAGATAGCCCTGATCCCCAAAGCAGATGCGGAAGAACTGTTCGACCGGAGTCCGATGATGATGCAGCGTTTTGTGCGGCTGCTGGCCCGTAATGTGACGGAAAAGGAAGAACGCCTGTTGGGCATCGCCTATAATACCCTGCGTAAAAAAGTGGCCAGCGCCCTGATACATCTGCGCAACAAATACCAGGTAGACCGCTCCACTCATTATACCATTGCCATCTCCCGTGATGAGCTGGCTGCATTGGCAGGCACAGCCACCGAATCCCTCATACGCACGCTGAGTGAATTCAGAAATGAAAACCTGATTACTGTGAAAAGCGGCAGTATTACATTGCAAAACCCCGGCCGACTGGAGGAGATAGCCTACCACTAGTCATCACCCGAATGTGCCATTTATCACTAATAGGGTTTGACAACGTCGGCTTTTTTATATTTTGGCATACTTACCACAACAAATCTGCTTTAGGCTTATGAAGAAATTTTTATTCAGCTGTGCAGCATGGCTGATGACCACTGCCTCCTATGCTCAGGAAAGTGCGCTATGGCTGCGTTATCCGGCTATTTCTCCGGATGGAAAGACCATCGCCTTTGGTTATAAAGGAGATATTTACCGTGTAGATGCCAATGGTGGCGTGGCGGTACCACTCACTATCCATGAAGCGCAGGACATGATGCCCGTGTGGAGCCATGATGGTAAATATATCGCTTTTGCCAGCGACCGCTATGGTAACTTCGATGTGTTTGTGATGCCTGCAGAAGGCGGCACACCTGTAAGGCTTACCAGCAACAGCGCTGCAGACTTTCCCTATGACTTCACACCAGACGATAAACAGGTACTGTTTGGCAGCGGACGCAATGCGCCTGCTTCCAGCATCCGCTTCAGCTCTCCCCGTTTGTTCAATAACCTGTACACGGTACCGGTCACCGGCGGACGCGCTGTACTGGTGAGTGCTGCCGGCGCCGAATCTGCACACTACAACAGTAAAGGTGACCAGATCATCTTCCAGGACCGCAAAGGCTACGAAGATCCCTGGCGTAAACATCACGTTTCTGCCGTTACCCGCGACATCTGGGTATATGACCTGGGTAAAAATACCTATCAGCAGGTGTCCGGCTATGAAGGCGAAGACCGTGAACCACTCTATGGTAATGATAACTCCATCTATTACCTGAGTGAAAAAGGCGGTATCACACAAAACCTCTTTAAAGCCTCTCTGACAGACAAAGGAAAGATGGAGCAGCTGACCCGGTTTGATAAACATCCGGTACGTCATCTTTCCCGTGCCACCAACAATACTTTCTGTTTTAGCTATAACGGAGAAGTATATACGTTGAAAGAAGGCGATAAACCACAGAAAATAAACATCCGCATCTTCAACGATGGCCGCGACGCTATACAGAAGCCGCTGGCGGTAAATGGCAACATCACTGAGTTTGCCATGAGCCCCGACGGAAAACAAATGGCTTTTGTGGCCAGAGGCGAAATATTTGTGTCCAGCGTGGAAGGTAATATGACCAAACGCATCACCAACACTCCTCAGCAGGAACGTATGGTGGGATGGTCTCCCGATGGCAAAAAACTGGTTTATGCTGCTGAACGCAACGGTAACTGGGACATCTATCAGTCTACCATCGTTCGCAAGGAAGAACCTTATTTCTTTGCAGCCACCATACTGAAAGAAGAACCCCTGATAGCTACCGCTGCTGAAGAGTTCCAGCCTGTGTTCTCTCCTGATGGCAAAGAAATCGCTTATGTGGAAGACCGTAACATCCTGAAAGTGTTTAACATCGCTTCCGGTAAAAGCAGAATGCTGTTGCCCAAAGGCCACAACCATTCCTACTCCGACGGCGACTGGCACTTCTCCTGGAGCCCCGACAGCAAATGGGTGGTAACCGGCGATGAGAAAGGTTATTTCTTCTCTGAGAATGCAGCTATTATCCCTGCTGATGGAAAAGGTGAAATCCTTTATCCTGTCAATAGCGGCTTCGGCGAAAACAATGTTAAATGGAGCGC is part of the Chitinophaga flava genome and encodes:
- a CDS encoding DUF2089 family protein; translation: MKIIKKSLPLACPSCASPLKVTSLACEACDTSVSGSFELPLLARLPAEDLQFVIDFVKSSGSLKVMAQQLGLSYPTVRNRLDDIISNIETIEKNIKTSR
- a CDS encoding YIP1 family protein → MTTWLFRPFTYIAGGKALLAGWIIMLITAVAAYFSGTHFDGAIDAHATWPAPYYHYLLEPLIAWLCTVIICYVAAKIFSKSSFRLIDLAGTLALARAPLLILALVNFAMPVVRTPADITPQAMAIGLIAAPFVGWMLVLLYQAFSISTNLKGNKAVIIFISALLVAEIVSKILPPLSLPLLH
- a CDS encoding glycoside hydrolase 100 family protein, giving the protein MKAYTISGEVEQAMQAAIAVLQHNRRGPYNGLPRTAGWGYPEPYTRDLVFTFFGIAVSGDEQLIGSMRKVLETLASNQTIHGHIPSLVHDGENLGASDTTPLFLVGISIYRQLTGEKDFLQEAVVKSLSWLAHQSPSDRLLVAQLPTTDWRDEQWVLGYGLYVNTLVYACLRMFDEHERADDFLQEMRHFTITSNVMNRHVHEGLTVKNKPYYAFWSFKVYSSERFDLLGNSLAILTGIASPSRAERMIAWIEEECRVMREKGELAADLPPNFFPFVQPGDPDWRSRDEQFNKPGDYHNGGIWPFICGVYVAALVAAGKYQLAEKKLLALTALVKAVNAQQLDYGFNEWLHAQDALPKGQNWQSWSAALYIYAVKCVAERRTPFFEEMRKKSSREK
- a CDS encoding serine aminopeptidase domain-containing protein: MKKSCLLTLLLSFSLYMMAQVNYPIAAAKVQRYYNQQQADSLYAMFGPAIKAALPADQTRAMLSQLHSQLGELQQLTPSGGDATYQTWKATFSKGALTMILALNKDNLLEGFRFMPYQEKAVAEKDPDNFVLHAAGADIVGTLTMPVNNNKVPVVLLIAGSGPTDRNCNSKLGLNTNAFKMLAEALQADGIACLRYDKRGVGASVTSQLQSEVTFDMMVDDASGLLKMLKEDQRFSTIVVAGHSEGSLIGMLAAQREHADRYISIAGPGERIDLIIERQLAVQSPPLAQKAKLLFDSLRQGQTIHNTEPALQTIFHPGIQPYFISWMKYTPTEEIPKLKIPKLIIQGTEDIQVSLNDARMLQQAGAPAILKEINGMNHVLKNPTGDKSINGPSYRDPTQPLNLQLVKDIEEFVKGVIVYRQQ
- a CDS encoding cyclic nucleotide-binding domain-containing protein, which encodes MTRKVAATATRDMLALHGYEVMMAYDGKTGIETARIYLPDLILCEEAMAGTDGLAVMEILRQDPRFQLTPFILLADKYRQHTFRTAMNQGADDYLIKPYTSHDLVETVRNRIRKKEAYAALQPEAERDFKTIVSRFLEDRNTIRAAAHEEIYHEGGMPRYLYYLLSGKVKTVKTHEDGKDLVIGLYNKGDFFGYIALLEEETYKATAIVMEDAEIALIPKADAEELFDRSPMMMQRFVRLLARNVTEKEERLLGIAYNTLRKKVASALIHLRNKYQVDRSTHYTIAISRDELAALAGTATESLIRTLSEFRNENLITVKSGSITLQNPGRLEEIAYH